TAATTTTGAATCCAAATATGATGGCAAACAAATCTGCCTTCAAAGAGGTTTGGATTTAGCATTAGGTGGGATTTACGATCATGTTGCAGGTGGTTTTCATCGGTATACTGTTGACCCGACTTGGACAGTACCTCACTTTGAAAAGATGCTCTACGATAATGGTCAAATTGTCGAGTATCTAGCAAATTTATCGAGTACAGGTGTGAGAGAACCTGCATTTGAAAGAGCGATCGCAGGTACAGTAAACTGGCTTCAGCGAGAAATGACTGCACCTGAAGGTTATTTTTATGCAGCCCAAGACGCTGATAGTTTTACTCCCCCTAACCAAGAAGAAGCGCAGAAATGGTCAGAACCAGAAGAAGGTGCGTTTTATGTTTGGGAATATAGCGAATTAGAACCGTTACTAACTAATGAGGAATTAGCAGAACTGAAAGAACAGTTTACTGTTACACCATCAGGTAACTTTGAAGGAAAAAACGTCTTGCAAAGAAGGCATCCTGGTAAGTTATCCGATACATTAGAAGCTGCATTAAATAAACTGTTTGCTGTTCGTTATGGTGCTGAACCAAATAATATAGAAACATTTTCCCCAGCACGTAATAACGAAGAAGCTAAAACCCTAAATTGGCAAGGTCGCATTCCGCCTGTCACCGATACTAAAATGATTGTGGCTTGGAATAGCTTAATGATTTCTGGTCTTGCTCGTGCTTATAGTGTTTTTAAACAGCAACAATATTGGGAATTAGCAACTAAAGCAGCAGAATTTATTCTGAACAATCAATGGGTTAATGGGCGCTTTCATAGACTCAACTATAATGGTCAAGCTGCTGTCTTAGCTCAGTCAGAAGACTATGCTTTGTTTATTAAAGCTTTATTAGATTTGCATCAGGCATCTTTTAGCCAAACAGCAGAAATAGCAAATCAAAGTAATAATTCATCCTTGAATAATCATTCTTTCTGGCTAGAACAAGCAATTAAAGTACAGGAAGAATTTGACGAATTTTTGTGGAGTATCGAACTAGGAGGATACTATAACACCGCTAGTGACGCTAGTGGTGAACTGATTGTGCGCGAACGTAGCTATATGGATAATGCCACACCATCAGCTAATGGAATAGCGATCGCAGTTTTAATCCGTTTAGCATTACTTACAGAAGATTTGCAATACCTCGACCGTGCAGAGCAAGCATTGCTGGCTTTTAGTAGTGTAATGTTGCGATCGCAGCAAGCTTGTCCAAGTTTATTTACAGCTTTAGACTGGTATCGTCACCATACCTTAATTCGCACTACTCCAGAACAAATTACTTCTTTAGTTTCTGAATACTTACCTACTGGAATTGTTAACCTAGCAACCAACTTACCATCTGATGTAACAGGTTTAGTTTGCCAAGGTTTATCTTGCAAAGAACCTGCCCATAGCAATGCACAGCTATGGGCGCAAATCAGAAAAATTATGCAGACATCAACTTAGATGATGTCCGGTTGATTAATCTTCAAATGTGTCAGTCCTGTGGTATTTGTGTTTGACTTGGCATTATTTGCTCTGTTTGACCTGGCATTGTTTGCTGTTGTTGACTCGGCGGTATCCCTTCAATGCTAATAATCGCTTCCATCACTGATTTAACAATGGGAGCGGCTACAGTTGAACCAAAAACATTACCTTGAGGATTATCAACTACAGCTAAAACTACATAGCGTTTTGAAGCGTCTACTGGCAAAATACCTACGAAGCTGGTAATTTTAGCACTGCTATCATATCCCCCAGAAGCACTAGCTTTTTGAGCAGTTCCTGTTTTACCACCAATCCGATATCCAGGGATTTGTGCTGGTTTTCCAGTTCCATTGCTCACAACCTTTTCCATCATTTCTAACACTGTATCGCTCGTCTGAGGAGAGAAAACAGGTCGCGGTGCTGGTAGGTTTGGTTGCCAGTACATTTGACCTTGAGAATCAAATAGCCCTCGGACAACATGAGGTGTAACGATTTTACCGCCATTAGCCAAAGAAGCGTGCAAAGTTACCAGTTGAATTGGTGTTAGAGAAAAGCCTTGCCCAAAGGATGTAGTTGCGGGTTCAATTGGGGAAGACATAAACTGCTGCTTGCTTTTCATCTGCCCTTGTGATTCAAACGGCAGGTCAATACCAACCTTATTTCCTAGTCCTAACTTTTCCAGCCAGCTATAGTAAACTTCTGGGTTTAACTTTTGCATCATTTGCACCATGCCAATGTTGCTGGAATATTGCAAAATTTGAGTAATATTCAGTAACCCATAAGATTTACTCTGAGCATTTTTGATCGGCCAGCCAGCTACGGTAATATGACCTGAGTCATTAAATGTAGTATCAGGTGTAATAGCACCTGCTTCTAGTGCGATCGCTACATTTATTGGTTTAAATGTTGAACCAGGCTCATATAAATCAGCCAGCGCCCAGTTTTTAAACAATCCCATATCAAACTTAGAGTACTCATTCGGGTTGTAAGTTGGCTCTGACACCATCGCCAGTAGGGAACCATCCTGAGCATTCATCACTAGCACAGCACCACGCTTGGCATTAAACTTCTTAATTTTTTCCTTGAGAGCCAAGCGAGCCGCCCTTTGTAGGCGATTGTCAATAGTTAGTTTTAGCTGTAAATCATCATAATGTAAAAATCCTTCTGGCATATAGTCAGGCATCATTTCTCCGTTACCAGAGCGACTGATGCGAACTGTGTGAACAGCACGTTCTAGTAATTTAAATTGACTATATTCCACTCCAGCTTGTCCACGGTGGCTACTATCGACGTACCCCACAACATCGGCTGCTAACTCCTGCTGTGGATACAACCGTGAGTATTGCCCAATTAGCTCTAATCCATCATTATTAAGTCTAGAAATATGATTTGCTAAATCTTCTCTGAGTGACTGAGCGATCCGAATGCCACTGTTTTTTTGATTAAACTTTTTCAAGAGTTCATCTTCAGGGACATTAATAATTTTAGATAACTGATTAGCAACTTCCTGTTTAGAAACCTTGAATAGCTTTGGATGAGCATACAGTGTATAACTAGGCTGGTCTGTTGCTAAAAAGTTGCCATTGCGATCGACAACTGAGCGTCGAGGAACGAACGGACGCAGTGACACCATCTGCTGCTGCCGTGCCTTTTTCAATAGCACAGGCGAGCTAACAATTTGCAGTCTGTATAAATTTATTCCCAATCCTAGAGTGGTCAATATTAACACCGCCCAAACCAGTAATAATCTGACAGGGGAAAGCAATAAAACTGATTTTATAGACCCTCTCGTAGAATGAGGATCTTCACGTAATTCTTCAATCTTGCTGCCCGATTTACGTCGGTTACGCTTCCAGCCTTCAGAGGAGGCCATAATCAAGCTCCACAAATAATTAAGAATTTTATTTATAAGTAATCATCAATAAGCCATTAGCAATTAAACATCTTTCTAGCTCGATTGGTGAGTCTAACAAAATTTAACCCAATCTGCTCTTACTAGATGCTATTTGCTAATAGCTAACAAATTAGTAACCAAGTGGTGGCTTTGGAGGAGAAACTACAGCCTTAGCTGTTGAGGGTTGTTGCTGAAAATGGCGTTGGGGTGCAGCTGGAAGGAAAATTGTCTTAGCAGGATCTGGTGGAATCAAACCTGTTGCTGGGTTTTCAGCTTGTTGAGCTAGCTGATTTTTGAGAACTTCATTTGCTGCTGTCATCTGTCGCTCTTGCCGTTGCAAGTGGTCTAGTTTTCGATATTCCTTTGTCCACAACTGCTGGGTATAAACTGTCAAACCATAAATTGTCAGCATTGCAGTAACTAGAGAGAACATCATTATGTCCGAGCTACGCTGCATCATGATTAACGTTCGTAACCACTTTGGATAAGCTTGCGAATAAGGCAAGTTTTCTAAGCGTCGGCTGCGATTTTTAGACGGGATAGCAACAACCTGTGGCTGTAACCTGGTTTTTCTTTCGCTATTCTGTGAGGAAA
Above is a genomic segment from Oculatellaceae cyanobacterium containing:
- a CDS encoding thioredoxin domain-containing protein — its product is MTNRLAESQSLYLRKHAENPIDWWSWCDEALEVARRENKPIFLSIGYSSCHWCTVMEGEAFSDSAITDYMNANFIPIKVDREERPDLDSIYMQTLQMITGQGGWPLNVFLSPDDLIPFYGGTYFPIDARYGRPGFLQILQAIHRFYNTETAKVRSLKEELLGYLQQGSILSTDANVSLQSDELLQQGIEKNTGVLTPDVDSPCFPMIPHAELALRGARFNFESKYDGKQICLQRGLDLALGGIYDHVAGGFHRYTVDPTWTVPHFEKMLYDNGQIVEYLANLSSTGVREPAFERAIAGTVNWLQREMTAPEGYFYAAQDADSFTPPNQEEAQKWSEPEEGAFYVWEYSELEPLLTNEELAELKEQFTVTPSGNFEGKNVLQRRHPGKLSDTLEAALNKLFAVRYGAEPNNIETFSPARNNEEAKTLNWQGRIPPVTDTKMIVAWNSLMISGLARAYSVFKQQQYWELATKAAEFILNNQWVNGRFHRLNYNGQAAVLAQSEDYALFIKALLDLHQASFSQTAEIANQSNNSSLNNHSFWLEQAIKVQEEFDEFLWSIELGGYYNTASDASGELIVRERSYMDNATPSANGIAIAVLIRLALLTEDLQYLDRAEQALLAFSSVMLRSQQACPSLFTALDWYRHHTLIRTTPEQITSLVSEYLPTGIVNLATNLPSDVTGLVCQGLSCKEPAHSNAQLWAQIRKIMQTST
- a CDS encoding penicillin-binding protein 2, whose protein sequence is MASSEGWKRNRRKSGSKIEELREDPHSTRGSIKSVLLLSPVRLLLVWAVLILTTLGLGINLYRLQIVSSPVLLKKARQQQMVSLRPFVPRRSVVDRNGNFLATDQPSYTLYAHPKLFKVSKQEVANQLSKIINVPEDELLKKFNQKNSGIRIAQSLREDLANHISRLNNDGLELIGQYSRLYPQQELAADVVGYVDSSHRGQAGVEYSQFKLLERAVHTVRISRSGNGEMMPDYMPEGFLHYDDLQLKLTIDNRLQRAARLALKEKIKKFNAKRGAVLVMNAQDGSLLAMVSEPTYNPNEYSKFDMGLFKNWALADLYEPGSTFKPINVAIALEAGAITPDTTFNDSGHITVAGWPIKNAQSKSYGLLNITQILQYSSNIGMVQMMQKLNPEVYYSWLEKLGLGNKVGIDLPFESQGQMKSKQQFMSSPIEPATTSFGQGFSLTPIQLVTLHASLANGGKIVTPHVVRGLFDSQGQMYWQPNLPAPRPVFSPQTSDTVLEMMEKVVSNGTGKPAQIPGYRIGGKTGTAQKASASGGYDSSAKITSFVGILPVDASKRYVVLAVVDNPQGNVFGSTVAAPIVKSVMEAIISIEGIPPSQQQQTMPGQTEQIMPSQTQIPQD